The following coding sequences lie in one Vespa velutina chromosome 24, iVesVel2.1, whole genome shotgun sequence genomic window:
- the LOC124957089 gene encoding sperm flagellar protein 1-like gives MEPVNENKLDEIYAWIDQITFSRPKKNISRDFSDGVFMAELLKRYYPKHVDVHNYVPGNSVAKKIDNWNILNRKVLSKIDMKLGKDVINQLANSQLGIIEKVLIDVRAKILKDCNADGDSLYSDYEENGRGENAKPILNPEEIVNRTVPRHTFIKLKQELQERNETINALHQKISHLESLIKLKDQRIVDLTAQITRPMAHT, from the exons atggaGCCGGTAAACGAAAACAAGCTCGATGAGATTTATGCGTGGATAGATCAGATTACGTTTTCAAgaccgaagaaaaatatatcgagaGATTTTTCGGATGGAG TATTTATGGCCGAATTATTGAAACGATATTATCCCAAGCACGTTGACGTGCACAATTATGTGCCTGGCAATAGTGTAGCAAAGAAGATTGATAATTGGaacatattaaatagaaaGGTTCTTTCTAAAATTGATATGAAACTTGGAAAAGATGTGATCAATCAATTGGCAAATTCACAATTAGGCATTATTGAGAAGGTTTTGATAGACGTGCGAgcgaaaattttaaaagactGTAATGCAGATGGAGATTCATTATATTCTGATTAtgaagaaaatggaagaggtg AAAACGCTAAACCTATTTTAAATCCTGAAGAAATTGTTAATAGAACAGTACCACGTCATACTTTCATAAAACTTAAACAAGAATTGCAAGAAAGGAATGAAACTATTAACGCACTTCATCAAAAAATTTCACACTTGGAAAGTTTGATCAAATTAAAGGATCAAAGAATAGTAGATCTTACGGCACAAATTACAAGACCGATGGCACATACATAG
- the LOC124957087 gene encoding putative inorganic phosphate cotransporter isoform X1 — protein MNMTTHCMSRRHGPLFPVRYLMAIFGSIGLAIIYGFKVNVSVAIVAMVNHTAVRLSSMHDELKSENASLKITEACRDDATSNATVSSTEDGPFVWDEPLQGLILSAYFWGYMVSLLPGGRMSELLSAKWVMNGSVLLNVAASILSPIAANIHYSLFIIMRFIQGLGGGVTFPAMHVMIAKWAPPNERSVLASIVYAGTALGTVISILLSGILAANLGWVWIFYIEGLLCLIWCTAWWLIIEDSPEEQTRFISEEEKNYIMESLGHTKNISGHKEKLPVPWGQLLRSTPFLAILIAHFCSNFGWYMLLIELPTYMSQILKFNMSSNAGLSAMPFLCMWIFTMILSKVLAIMQDKNLITVTMSRKIGTLFASFVPMVCLIGVSYVGCNRALAVVLMTIGVTCIGGMYCGFLSNHIDIAPNFAGTLVAITNCIATIPGFIVPIFVGKLTHGNQTVEAWRIIFFVTVGLYIIEILVYSIFGSGEEQPWNKVNSSSEGVNDQTLPLKKNPRE, from the exons ATGAATATGACGACACATTGTATGTCAC GCCGGCATGGCCCACTCTTTCCAGTCCGATATTTAATGGCCATATTTGGATCCATCGGTTTGGCTATTATATATGGTTTTAAAGTTAATGTCAGCGTAGCTATCGTCGCGATGGTGAATCATACAGCCGTACGACTTTCATCGATGCACGATGaattaaaaagtgaaaatgcAAGTTTAAAAATAACGGAAGCTTGTCGAGATGATGCAACTTCAAACGCAACGGTATCTTCTACCGAG GATGGCCCTTTTGTATGGGACGAACCTCTTCAAGGTCTTATTTTATCCGCTTATTTTTGGGGCTATATGGTATCCTTATTACCAGGTGGCAGAATGTCAGAACTGTTGTCAGCTAAATGGGTAATGAACGGATCCGTCTTGTTGAACGTTGCAGCATCGATACTATCGCCTATTGCAGCGAATATACACTactcattatttattataatgagaTTCATTCAAGGCCTCGGTGGG GGCGTAACGTTTCCGGCTATGCATGTGATGATCGCCAAATGGGCTCCACCGAATGAACGAAGTGTTCTCGCATCAATCGTTTATGCTG GTACTGCTCTTGGTACCGTGATCTCCATTCTATTATCGGGAATACTGGCCGCAAATCTTGGCTGGGTATGGATCTTCTATATCGAAGGTCTATTATGTTTAATTTGGTGTACTGCTTGGTGGTTGATAATCGAAGACTCTCCGGAAGAACAAACGAGATTTATCAGCgaggaggaaaagaattaCATCATGGAGTCTTTAGGCCATACTAAAAACATTAGCGGTCACAAAGAG aAATTACCAGTACCATGGGGACAACTATTAAGGTCTACTCCCTTTTTGGCAATCTTGATAGCACATTTTTGTAGCAATTTTGGATGGTACATGTTACTCATTGAATTACCAACTTACATGagtcaaatattaaaattcaatatgAGTTCG AACGCTGGTCTATCCGCAATGCCGTTCTTATGTATGTGGATTTTTACTATGATTCTCAGTAAAGTATTGGCTATTATGCAagataagaatttaataacaGTAACCATGTCAAGGAAGATAGGAACTTTATTCG caTCGTTTGTTCCAATGGTTTGTCTAATTGGGGTATCTTATGTTGGATGTAATCGTGCTTTAGCGGTAGTACTGATGACTATCGGTGTTACTTGTATCGGTGGAATGTATTGTGGCTTCCTATCTAATCACATAGATATTGCGCCAAATTTTGCCGGTACATTAGTTGCTATAACAAATTGTATCGCTACTATACCAGGCTTTATAGTTCCTATTTTTGTTGGAAAATTGACCCATGGAAAT CAAACAGTAGAGGCATGGCGAATTATATTCTTTGTAACTGTGGGACtttatataatcgaaataCTCGTTTACAGTATCTTTGGATCAGGTGAAGAACAACCATGGAATAAAGTGAATTCCTCTTCTGAAGGAGTCAATGATCAAACTTTACCTCTGAAAAAAAATCCTAgagaataa
- the LOC124957087 gene encoding putative inorganic phosphate cotransporter isoform X3, with amino-acid sequence MAIFGSIGLAIIYGFKVNVSVAIVAMVNHTAVRLSSMHDELKSENASLKITEACRDDATSNATVSSTEDGPFVWDEPLQGLILSAYFWGYMVSLLPGGRMSELLSAKWVMNGSVLLNVAASILSPIAANIHYSLFIIMRFIQGLGGGVTFPAMHVMIAKWAPPNERSVLASIVYAGTALGTVISILLSGILAANLGWVWIFYIEGLLCLIWCTAWWLIIEDSPEEQTRFISEEEKNYIMESLGHTKNISGHKEKLPVPWGQLLRSTPFLAILIAHFCSNFGWYMLLIELPTYMSQILKFNMSSNAGLSAMPFLCMWIFTMILSKVLAIMQDKNLITVTMSRKIGTLFASFVPMVCLIGVSYVGCNRALAVVLMTIGVTCIGGMYCGFLSNHIDIAPNFAGTLVAITNCIATIPGFIVPIFVGKLTHGNQTVEAWRIIFFVTVGLYIIEILVYSIFGSGEEQPWNKVNSSSEGVNDQTLPLKKNPRE; translated from the exons ATGGCCATATTTGGATCCATCGGTTTGGCTATTATATATGGTTTTAAAGTTAATGTCAGCGTAGCTATCGTCGCGATGGTGAATCATACAGCCGTACGACTTTCATCGATGCACGATGaattaaaaagtgaaaatgcAAGTTTAAAAATAACGGAAGCTTGTCGAGATGATGCAACTTCAAACGCAACGGTATCTTCTACCGAG GATGGCCCTTTTGTATGGGACGAACCTCTTCAAGGTCTTATTTTATCCGCTTATTTTTGGGGCTATATGGTATCCTTATTACCAGGTGGCAGAATGTCAGAACTGTTGTCAGCTAAATGGGTAATGAACGGATCCGTCTTGTTGAACGTTGCAGCATCGATACTATCGCCTATTGCAGCGAATATACACTactcattatttattataatgagaTTCATTCAAGGCCTCGGTGGG GGCGTAACGTTTCCGGCTATGCATGTGATGATCGCCAAATGGGCTCCACCGAATGAACGAAGTGTTCTCGCATCAATCGTTTATGCTG GTACTGCTCTTGGTACCGTGATCTCCATTCTATTATCGGGAATACTGGCCGCAAATCTTGGCTGGGTATGGATCTTCTATATCGAAGGTCTATTATGTTTAATTTGGTGTACTGCTTGGTGGTTGATAATCGAAGACTCTCCGGAAGAACAAACGAGATTTATCAGCgaggaggaaaagaattaCATCATGGAGTCTTTAGGCCATACTAAAAACATTAGCGGTCACAAAGAG aAATTACCAGTACCATGGGGACAACTATTAAGGTCTACTCCCTTTTTGGCAATCTTGATAGCACATTTTTGTAGCAATTTTGGATGGTACATGTTACTCATTGAATTACCAACTTACATGagtcaaatattaaaattcaatatgAGTTCG AACGCTGGTCTATCCGCAATGCCGTTCTTATGTATGTGGATTTTTACTATGATTCTCAGTAAAGTATTGGCTATTATGCAagataagaatttaataacaGTAACCATGTCAAGGAAGATAGGAACTTTATTCG caTCGTTTGTTCCAATGGTTTGTCTAATTGGGGTATCTTATGTTGGATGTAATCGTGCTTTAGCGGTAGTACTGATGACTATCGGTGTTACTTGTATCGGTGGAATGTATTGTGGCTTCCTATCTAATCACATAGATATTGCGCCAAATTTTGCCGGTACATTAGTTGCTATAACAAATTGTATCGCTACTATACCAGGCTTTATAGTTCCTATTTTTGTTGGAAAATTGACCCATGGAAAT CAAACAGTAGAGGCATGGCGAATTATATTCTTTGTAACTGTGGGACtttatataatcgaaataCTCGTTTACAGTATCTTTGGATCAGGTGAAGAACAACCATGGAATAAAGTGAATTCCTCTTCTGAAGGAGTCAATGATCAAACTTTACCTCTGAAAAAAAATCCTAgagaataa
- the LOC124957087 gene encoding putative inorganic phosphate cotransporter isoform X4 has product MNMTTHCMSRRHGPLFPVRYLMAIFGSIGLAIIYGFKVNVSVAIVAMVNHTAVRLSSMHDELKSENASLKITEACRDDATSNATVSSTEGVTFPAMHVMIAKWAPPNERSVLASIVYAGTALGTVISILLSGILAANLGWVWIFYIEGLLCLIWCTAWWLIIEDSPEEQTRFISEEEKNYIMESLGHTKNISGHKEKLPVPWGQLLRSTPFLAILIAHFCSNFGWYMLLIELPTYMSQILKFNMSSNAGLSAMPFLCMWIFTMILSKVLAIMQDKNLITVTMSRKIGTLFASFVPMVCLIGVSYVGCNRALAVVLMTIGVTCIGGMYCGFLSNHIDIAPNFAGTLVAITNCIATIPGFIVPIFVGKLTHGNQTVEAWRIIFFVTVGLYIIEILVYSIFGSGEEQPWNKVNSSSEGVNDQTLPLKKNPRE; this is encoded by the exons ATGAATATGACGACACATTGTATGTCAC GCCGGCATGGCCCACTCTTTCCAGTCCGATATTTAATGGCCATATTTGGATCCATCGGTTTGGCTATTATATATGGTTTTAAAGTTAATGTCAGCGTAGCTATCGTCGCGATGGTGAATCATACAGCCGTACGACTTTCATCGATGCACGATGaattaaaaagtgaaaatgcAAGTTTAAAAATAACGGAAGCTTGTCGAGATGATGCAACTTCAAACGCAACGGTATCTTCTACCGAG GGCGTAACGTTTCCGGCTATGCATGTGATGATCGCCAAATGGGCTCCACCGAATGAACGAAGTGTTCTCGCATCAATCGTTTATGCTG GTACTGCTCTTGGTACCGTGATCTCCATTCTATTATCGGGAATACTGGCCGCAAATCTTGGCTGGGTATGGATCTTCTATATCGAAGGTCTATTATGTTTAATTTGGTGTACTGCTTGGTGGTTGATAATCGAAGACTCTCCGGAAGAACAAACGAGATTTATCAGCgaggaggaaaagaattaCATCATGGAGTCTTTAGGCCATACTAAAAACATTAGCGGTCACAAAGAG aAATTACCAGTACCATGGGGACAACTATTAAGGTCTACTCCCTTTTTGGCAATCTTGATAGCACATTTTTGTAGCAATTTTGGATGGTACATGTTACTCATTGAATTACCAACTTACATGagtcaaatattaaaattcaatatgAGTTCG AACGCTGGTCTATCCGCAATGCCGTTCTTATGTATGTGGATTTTTACTATGATTCTCAGTAAAGTATTGGCTATTATGCAagataagaatttaataacaGTAACCATGTCAAGGAAGATAGGAACTTTATTCG caTCGTTTGTTCCAATGGTTTGTCTAATTGGGGTATCTTATGTTGGATGTAATCGTGCTTTAGCGGTAGTACTGATGACTATCGGTGTTACTTGTATCGGTGGAATGTATTGTGGCTTCCTATCTAATCACATAGATATTGCGCCAAATTTTGCCGGTACATTAGTTGCTATAACAAATTGTATCGCTACTATACCAGGCTTTATAGTTCCTATTTTTGTTGGAAAATTGACCCATGGAAAT CAAACAGTAGAGGCATGGCGAATTATATTCTTTGTAACTGTGGGACtttatataatcgaaataCTCGTTTACAGTATCTTTGGATCAGGTGAAGAACAACCATGGAATAAAGTGAATTCCTCTTCTGAAGGAGTCAATGATCAAACTTTACCTCTGAAAAAAAATCCTAgagaataa
- the LOC124957087 gene encoding putative inorganic phosphate cotransporter isoform X2, translated as MAKENNSTGRHGPLFPVRYLMAIFGSIGLAIIYGFKVNVSVAIVAMVNHTAVRLSSMHDELKSENASLKITEACRDDATSNATVSSTEDGPFVWDEPLQGLILSAYFWGYMVSLLPGGRMSELLSAKWVMNGSVLLNVAASILSPIAANIHYSLFIIMRFIQGLGGGVTFPAMHVMIAKWAPPNERSVLASIVYAGTALGTVISILLSGILAANLGWVWIFYIEGLLCLIWCTAWWLIIEDSPEEQTRFISEEEKNYIMESLGHTKNISGHKEKLPVPWGQLLRSTPFLAILIAHFCSNFGWYMLLIELPTYMSQILKFNMSSNAGLSAMPFLCMWIFTMILSKVLAIMQDKNLITVTMSRKIGTLFASFVPMVCLIGVSYVGCNRALAVVLMTIGVTCIGGMYCGFLSNHIDIAPNFAGTLVAITNCIATIPGFIVPIFVGKLTHGNQTVEAWRIIFFVTVGLYIIEILVYSIFGSGEEQPWNKVNSSSEGVNDQTLPLKKNPRE; from the exons ATGGCAAAGGAAAACAATTCTACAG GCCGGCATGGCCCACTCTTTCCAGTCCGATATTTAATGGCCATATTTGGATCCATCGGTTTGGCTATTATATATGGTTTTAAAGTTAATGTCAGCGTAGCTATCGTCGCGATGGTGAATCATACAGCCGTACGACTTTCATCGATGCACGATGaattaaaaagtgaaaatgcAAGTTTAAAAATAACGGAAGCTTGTCGAGATGATGCAACTTCAAACGCAACGGTATCTTCTACCGAG GATGGCCCTTTTGTATGGGACGAACCTCTTCAAGGTCTTATTTTATCCGCTTATTTTTGGGGCTATATGGTATCCTTATTACCAGGTGGCAGAATGTCAGAACTGTTGTCAGCTAAATGGGTAATGAACGGATCCGTCTTGTTGAACGTTGCAGCATCGATACTATCGCCTATTGCAGCGAATATACACTactcattatttattataatgagaTTCATTCAAGGCCTCGGTGGG GGCGTAACGTTTCCGGCTATGCATGTGATGATCGCCAAATGGGCTCCACCGAATGAACGAAGTGTTCTCGCATCAATCGTTTATGCTG GTACTGCTCTTGGTACCGTGATCTCCATTCTATTATCGGGAATACTGGCCGCAAATCTTGGCTGGGTATGGATCTTCTATATCGAAGGTCTATTATGTTTAATTTGGTGTACTGCTTGGTGGTTGATAATCGAAGACTCTCCGGAAGAACAAACGAGATTTATCAGCgaggaggaaaagaattaCATCATGGAGTCTTTAGGCCATACTAAAAACATTAGCGGTCACAAAGAG aAATTACCAGTACCATGGGGACAACTATTAAGGTCTACTCCCTTTTTGGCAATCTTGATAGCACATTTTTGTAGCAATTTTGGATGGTACATGTTACTCATTGAATTACCAACTTACATGagtcaaatattaaaattcaatatgAGTTCG AACGCTGGTCTATCCGCAATGCCGTTCTTATGTATGTGGATTTTTACTATGATTCTCAGTAAAGTATTGGCTATTATGCAagataagaatttaataacaGTAACCATGTCAAGGAAGATAGGAACTTTATTCG caTCGTTTGTTCCAATGGTTTGTCTAATTGGGGTATCTTATGTTGGATGTAATCGTGCTTTAGCGGTAGTACTGATGACTATCGGTGTTACTTGTATCGGTGGAATGTATTGTGGCTTCCTATCTAATCACATAGATATTGCGCCAAATTTTGCCGGTACATTAGTTGCTATAACAAATTGTATCGCTACTATACCAGGCTTTATAGTTCCTATTTTTGTTGGAAAATTGACCCATGGAAAT CAAACAGTAGAGGCATGGCGAATTATATTCTTTGTAACTGTGGGACtttatataatcgaaataCTCGTTTACAGTATCTTTGGATCAGGTGAAGAACAACCATGGAATAAAGTGAATTCCTCTTCTGAAGGAGTCAATGATCAAACTTTACCTCTGAAAAAAAATCCTAgagaataa